CACGGCGTACAGATGGCCAGAATTTGTTATCGGAAATATACTCCAGTGGGAAGGCAGCTTCCTGTCTGGTATATGGGAAATCCCAAGTGTCTGTAGTTAGCATTGCTAAAGTATGTGGTGCATTTTTCAATACATTGTTTTTCTCTTCAGCAGTAGCAGCTTCGATTTCTTTACGGATGGCAATCATCGCATCACAGAAACGATCCAGTTCTTCCAGGTTTTCACTTTCAGTAGGTTCGATCATTAGTGTTCCGGCAACCGGGAAAGATACAGTAGGTGCGTGGAATCCATAATCCATCAAACGTTTCGCGATATCGGTAACTTCGATTCCTTTTTCTTTAAATGGACGGCATTCCAGGATCATTTCGTGAGCAGCACGTCCCATTTCTCCGGAATATAATGTATCATAATGACCGCTTAAACGGGCTTTGATATAATTGGCATTCAGGATTGCATATTTTGTAGCATTCGTTAAGCCTTCAGCACCTAACATAGTGATGTAGCCATAAGAGATCAGGCATACCAATGCAGAACCCCATGGAGCAGCAGAAATAGCCGTGATAGCGGTTTCGCCTCCAGTTGGGATTACCGGGTTCGTTGGTAAAAAGGGAACAAGGTGTTCCGCTACACAAATTGGTCCAACACCAGGTCCACCACCACCATGAGGGATAGCGAAAGTTTTGTGCAGGTTCAGGTGGCATACGTCAGCACCAATCGTTGCAGGGTTGGTCAGTCCAACCTGTGCATTCATGTTGGCACCATCCATATATACCTGTCCTCCATTTTCATGGATCAATTTGGTAATTTCAATGATTGAAGCTTCGTAAACACCATGAGTTGAAGGGTAAGTTACCATTAAGCAGGACAAATTATCTTTGTGCTCAATTGCTTTGGCTCTTAAATCTTCTACATCGATATTTCCTTCTTCTGTTGTTTTGGTTACAATGATCTTCATTCCTGCCAATGCAGCAGAAGCCGGGTTAGTTCCATGCGCAGAAGCCGGGATCAGTGCAATATTTCTATGGTGGTCACCTCTGGATTGATGATAGGCACGAATAACCATTAATCCGGCATATTCTCCCTGTGCACCAGAGTTAGGCTGTAATGTTGTTCCGGCAAAACCAGTAACGACATTCAGCTGCTCTTCTAATTTTTTAAGCATTGTCTGGTAGCCTGCAGCCTGCTCGATTGGAGCAAAAGGGTGTATGTTGTTCCAGTTTGGCATACTTAGCGGCAGCATTTCAGCAGCAGCATTCAGTTTCATAGTACAGGAGCCTAAGGAAATCATCGAATGGTTCAGGGCTAAATCCTTACGTTCCAGTTTTTTGATATAACGCATCAAAGCTGTTTCCGAATGGTGCTTGTTGAACACTTCGTGTGTCAGGAAAGTACTTGTTCTGTTTAATCCTTGTGGATAATTGATTTGTGTTGCCAAAGCAGTAACGGTTACCGTTTCTTTGCCTGCAGCTTCTGCAAAAATAGCCAGGATTGTATTGATATCACTGATGCTCGTTGTTTCGTTGAAAGCAATAGCGATAGTATCATTGTCAATATAGTAGAAATTGAATTCATTGCGCTCTGCGATAGCTTTTACCTTTACAGCATCTGCTTTTACTACGATTGTATCGAAGAAAGCCGTGTTCGTTTGGTAAACGCCCAATTGATTCAGTGCTTCAGCAGTCGTAACGGCAGAAGCATGTACTTTATCCGCAATATATTCCAATCCTTTTGGACCGTGATATACAGCATACATTCCAGCCATAACGGCTAAAAGTACTTGTGCAGTACAGATATTTGAAGTTGCTTTTTCGCGTTTGATATGTTGCTCACGGGTTTGCAATGCCATACGAAGGGCACGGTTTCCGTTGGTATCAACTGTTACCCCGATGATTCTTCCTGGCATGCTTC
The Flavobacterium kingsejongi genome window above contains:
- the gcvP gene encoding aminomethyl-transferring glycine dehydrogenase, whose product is MKTDAFALRHIGPRENDLQHMLNTIGAESIEQLIYETLPDDIRLKAPLNLEPALTEYEFLNHIQQLGNKNKVFKSYIGLGYHPAIVPAAIQRNVFENPGWYTAYTPYQAEIAQGRLEALLNYQTTVIELSGMEIANASLLDEGTAAAEAMALLFDVRTRDQKKNNVNKFFVSEEILPQTLSVLQTRSTPIGVELVVGNHEDFAFGADFFGAILQYPGKYGQVFDYAGFISKANTNEIKVAVAADILSLVKLTSPGEMGAAVVVGTTQRFGIPMGYGGPHAAFFATKEEYKRSMPGRIIGVTVDTNGNRALRMALQTREQHIKREKATSNICTAQVLLAVMAGMYAVYHGPKGLEYIADKVHASAVTTAEALNQLGVYQTNTAFFDTIVVKADAVKVKAIAERNEFNFYYIDNDTIAIAFNETTSISDINTILAIFAEAAGKETVTVTALATQINYPQGLNRTSTFLTHEVFNKHHSETALMRYIKKLERKDLALNHSMISLGSCTMKLNAAAEMLPLSMPNWNNIHPFAPIEQAAGYQTMLKKLEEQLNVVTGFAGTTLQPNSGAQGEYAGLMVIRAYHQSRGDHHRNIALIPASAHGTNPASAALAGMKIIVTKTTEEGNIDVEDLRAKAIEHKDNLSCLMVTYPSTHGVYEASIIEITKLIHENGGQVYMDGANMNAQVGLTNPATIGADVCHLNLHKTFAIPHGGGGPGVGPICVAEHLVPFLPTNPVIPTGGETAITAISAAPWGSALVCLISYGYITMLGAEGLTNATKYAILNANYIKARLSGHYDTLYSGEMGRAAHEMILECRPFKEKGIEVTDIAKRLMDYGFHAPTVSFPVAGTLMIEPTESENLEELDRFCDAMIAIRKEIEAATAEEKNNVLKNAPHTLAMLTTDTWDFPYTRQEAAFPLEYISDNKFWPSVRRVDDAYGDRNLICSCAPIEAYMEN